A window of the Fibrobacter sp. UWH4 genome harbors these coding sequences:
- the nrfD gene encoding NrfD/PsrC family molybdoenzyme membrane anchor subunit, with product MFRYLMLAGLALFLPGLCALGYSLYEGPSAWMLDSRTFWGTPISLFVFWVGLAHAGTLLSAVFLALDVKLDRRTALIAELSTLASLVFAGIFPLMHLGYLQNFYMVAPFLDARGNFANVGSPLVWDFCCIAVYAVLSLVFFGVHLKARTNPALDKYRKPMAWLLFPLVLWVHTVVSLDFATTFVPEWRGAFFPVYFIAGAIFSGIALVNLLLCTEGYRVRLLERLQLICSWILCAIWFWDFLLKGTFFASAFIFAGVLPQLRLVSVVRENRWGRAALSVSVLFGLFLERFYLVSPEYGTSSSFGWVDLGLVAFSVGGFMLLFFGVRRLLNRYAENTGAYFGEVDGSDMAKVEEAEKAEREAASGLGVEKSKKGFYIQPWSSEEYRILRFPLLVGIAVALIFVVWAWGQFPFANVELSLANVLPLIYPVIALATVMTLLVRIYFIEKTLVLHRLEKILGVAILILAGACAGTFFAGGASETSGASVDAAGLNENASVDLVQSALVWNARCATCHGADGKFNEKFVREYYPVPPKLNLQRLDSLGTDSLVKVILNGRVNMSAYANRLTPAEAFGLVNYMRSLAVRDSGEGAR from the coding sequence ATGTTCCGTTACCTGATGCTTGCGGGGCTTGCGCTGTTTTTGCCGGGGCTTTGTGCCTTGGGCTATTCGCTGTACGAAGGACCTTCGGCGTGGATGCTCGATTCGCGAACCTTCTGGGGTACGCCGATTAGCTTGTTTGTATTCTGGGTGGGGCTTGCCCATGCGGGGACACTCTTGTCGGCCGTATTCTTGGCGCTCGATGTCAAGTTGGACCGTCGCACGGCCTTGATTGCGGAACTTTCGACACTTGCAAGCCTCGTGTTTGCGGGAATTTTCCCGCTGATGCATCTGGGATATCTTCAAAACTTCTATATGGTGGCTCCATTTCTCGATGCGCGGGGAAACTTTGCGAATGTGGGCTCGCCGCTCGTCTGGGATTTCTGCTGCATCGCCGTCTATGCAGTCCTTTCGCTGGTTTTCTTTGGGGTGCACCTGAAGGCGCGGACAAATCCTGCTCTGGATAAGTACCGCAAGCCCATGGCGTGGCTCCTTTTCCCGTTGGTGCTCTGGGTGCATACGGTGGTGAGTCTCGATTTTGCGACGACATTTGTGCCCGAGTGGCGTGGCGCCTTTTTCCCGGTTTACTTTATTGCGGGGGCGATTTTCTCGGGAATTGCGCTCGTGAACTTGCTCCTTTGTACCGAAGGTTACCGCGTGCGTCTTCTGGAACGCTTGCAGCTGATCTGTTCCTGGATTCTCTGCGCCATCTGGTTCTGGGATTTTTTGCTCAAGGGAACTTTCTTTGCTTCGGCTTTTATTTTTGCGGGTGTTCTACCTCAGCTTCGCCTGGTATCGGTCGTCCGTGAAAACCGTTGGGGACGAGCCGCACTTTCGGTGAGTGTGCTTTTCGGCTTGTTCCTTGAACGCTTCTACCTTGTATCGCCGGAGTATGGGACTTCGTCATCGTTCGGCTGGGTCGATTTGGGGCTCGTCGCTTTTTCTGTCGGCGGGTTTATGCTGCTGTTTTTCGGCGTGCGTCGCCTGCTGAACCGCTATGCGGAAAACACAGGGGCTTACTTTGGCGAAGTCGATGGCAGCGATATGGCGAAAGTGGAAGAAGCGGAGAAGGCTGAACGCGAAGCCGCTTCAGGACTTGGCGTTGAAAAATCGAAGAAGGGGTTTTACATCCAGCCGTGGTCTTCCGAGGAATACCGTATTCTGCGGTTTCCGCTGCTGGTCGGGATTGCCGTAGCGTTGATTTTTGTGGTCTGGGCCTGGGGACAGTTCCCTTTTGCGAATGTGGAACTTTCGTTAGCCAATGTGCTGCCCCTGATTTATCCGGTAATTGCCCTGGCGACGGTGATGACGTTGCTTGTGCGGATTTACTTTATCGAAAAGACCCTTGTGCTGCACCGCCTAGAAAAAATCCTGGGGGTTGCCATCCTGATTTTGGCGGGTGCGTGCGCGGGAACTTTCTTTGCGGGGGGAGCCTCTGAAACTTCGGGTGCTTCGGTTGATGCGGCTGGCCTCAATGAAAATGCCTCAGTGGACCTCGTTCAATCGGCTTTGGTGTGGAACGCCCGGTGTGCTACCTGTCATGGTGCCGACGGAAAGTTCAACGAAAAATTTGTGCGTGAATATTATCCGGTTCCGCCGAAATTGAATTTGCAGAGACTCGATAGCCTGGGAACGGATTCCTTGGTCAAGGTTATTTTGAATGGCCGGGTAAATATGAGTGCTTATGCGAACCGGTTGACTCCTGCCGAAGCATTCGGCTTGGTAAACTATATGCGGTCGCTTGCGGTACGTGATTCTGGGGAGGGAGCAAGATGA